TAAAATATATCAATCTGGATTATTCATTTTGCTTAATTCTCCAATTACAGCAAAAGATATAATTCCTGAAGCCATCATTTGCCCTGGAATTCCAATATTAAACATTGAAGCTTTAAAAGCTATACCAACAGCAATTGAACTAAAAATAAATACAGCAATTGTTATAATAAATTTATTTTTTTGAAGTGAAATTGATGTAGTGTAAATTTCATGTAACACAGAAAATGGTGAAACACCAATGGATGCAATAAAGATTGAAGAAATAATAACACCAAACAAAATAGCTCATAATGAGTTGAAAACTTTTCTTCTTGTAGTTATTTTTTCTTCCTTACAAAAAAAGGTAGTAAATTTCTTTCAAGATTCACTAACTAAATTTTTAGTCATTTTGTACACCTCCCATTAATAGTCCAATTTCATTTCTTGTAATATTTCCAGCTGGAGTTTTAGCAGAAATTTTTCCTTTATTAATAACTATAATTGAATCAGCTAAGGCAAAAACTTCATCTAATTCATATGAAATTAATAAAATTGCTTTACCTTTTTCTTTTTCTTCAATAATTTTATTATGAATTGTTTGAATAGCTTTAACATCTAATCCCCTTGTAGGTTGAACCACAATAATAAAATTATGATCAGTTAAAATTTCTCTCCCTACAATTAGTTTTTGTTGATTACCTCCTGATAATGAACGAGCAATTGCTCTTCCATTTCTCGCACCACGAACATCATATTCTTGCTCGATTTGTTGATAAAAATCGTTAATCTTTTTAAAAGATAAAATAAATTTATTTGTTAACTTTGGATCTTTCAACCTTCTAAGTACAACATTTTCATTTACTTTAAAATCAAGAACCAAACCATATTTATGACGATCACCTGGAATGTATGAAATTTTTTGTTTTTTTCTTTTTTCAACAGAAAACTTTGTAATATCTAACATTGTATCTTCTATTTCTTTGTTTGCATTAAGTGTTTGATGATGCATTAAAATTTTACCTTTTGTTGGTTTTAGAAGTCCTGAAGCTAAAAATTCAATTTCTTCTTGTCCATTCCCTTCAATTCCAGCAATAGCTAAAATTTCACCTTTATTTATTTTAAAAGAAATATCTTCAACACTTTTATCCCCTTTAGCCCAAACATTTCGAAATTCAAATGCAACTTCATCACTTAAATTATTGTTAATGTTTTTAGGCATAACAACTTTTTCACCTACCATTGCATTTGATAAATCACTTGTTTTAACATTTTCTAATGTATCGAAATGTGCAACTACTTCACCTTTTCTAAT
This Mesomycoplasma neurolyticum DNA region includes the following protein-coding sequences:
- a CDS encoding ABC transporter ATP-binding protein; translated protein: MKKDYAIEFINISKAFGNFYANKNINIAIEKGTIHALIGENGAGKSTLMSILFGLYNPTEGKIKVNNHNIFIQNPNQANNLGIGMVHQHFKLVKSYTNLENIILGEEFEKNHFLDKKIARTKIELIQKKYNLKFDLDQKTGNATVGTQQKVEILKMLYRDADILIFDEPTAVLNPQEINGLLETMKIFRDNNKTIIFISHKLNEVKAICDKATVIRKGEVVAHFDTLENVKTSDLSNAMVGEKVVMPKNINNNLSDEVAFEFRNVWAKGDKSVEDISFKINKGEILAIAGIEGNGQEEIEFLASGLLKPTKGKILMHHQTLNANKEIEDTMLDITKFSVEKRKKQKISYIPGDRHKYGLVLDFKVNENVVLRRLKDPKLTNKFILSFKKINDFYQQIEQEYDVRGARNGRAIARSLSGGNQQKLIVGREILTDHNFIIVVQPTRGLDVKAIQTIHNKIIEEKEKGKAILLISYELDEVFALADSIIVINKGKISAKTPAGNITRNEIGLLMGGVQND